In one Scomber japonicus isolate fScoJap1 chromosome 6, fScoJap1.pri, whole genome shotgun sequence genomic region, the following are encoded:
- the LOC128360022 gene encoding P2Y purinoceptor 14-like, producing METVRPLLVSQGSDSEYGLTAADITVGKQAYSDWLEIKVWVTLQAKPPETKMDVTSSSNQSSANTQSQVNSQCEHIDKSGHLFFALAYSLVFVVGLVLNGFTLKVYFCTAQRQVSNIMMVYLKNLAASDFLLCLCLPSYIANYISSSVTLRLVHCIFASCAFYLNMYASILFMGYIAADRYFKIIHPLRTHILRTVKAARIISTVTWVFFLALMTSYITLWHLTKPELTFVPDKCDTLESPQVIVFYKIIHVGSATTFLFVLVCMIFFYYSASRSLLQAQQRQLASSSCKKLMRSNRKMLVLVSVFCVCFVPYHLTLIPYALLRKYCSLRLMLHYLIEGTILLSVFNVCLDPVIYFFSCKAFRTNLNLERVFTRNKQTPRTETRRNEGQLSIIHTN from the exons ATGGAGACAgtgcgccctctgctggtgtcACAAG GATCAGACTCTGAGTATGGTCTTACAGCTGCAGACATTACTGTAGGTAAACAGGCTTATTCTGACTGGCTGGAGATCAAGGTGTGGGTCACACTTCAAGCCA AGCCTCCAGAGACAAAAATGGACGTGACCTCATCATCCAACCAGTCCTCAGCTAACACCCAGAGCCAAGTCAACAGTCAATGTGAACACATTGATAAATCAGGCCACCTCTTCTTTGCACTGGCCTACAGTCTGGTGTTTGTG GTGGGTTTGGTCCTCAACGGCTTCACCCTGAAGGTTTACTTCTGCACAGCTCAGCGGCAGGTGTCCAACATCATGATGGTCTACCTGAAGAACCTGGCAGCCtctgacttcctgctctgcctctgcctccccTCCTACATAGCCAACTACATCAGCAGCTCCGTCACTCTCCGCCTGGTCCACTGCATCTTTGCCTCCTGCGCCTTTTACCTCAACATGTACGCCAGCATCCTGTTCATGGGTTACATCGCTGCTGACAG GTATTTTAAAATCATCCATCCTTTAAGAACTCACATCCTGCGGACAGTGAAGGCTGCCCGCATCATCTCCACGGTAACCTGGGTTTTCTTCTTGGCCCTTATGACCTCCTACATCACCCTGTGGCACCTCACCAAGCCAGAATTGACCTTTGTCCCTGACAAATGTGACACTTTGGAAAGCCCCCAGGTCATTGTATTCTACAAAATCATCCATGTCGGCTCCGCCACCACATTCCTGTTTGTCCTTGTCTGCATGATCTTCTTCTACTACAGCGCCTCACGCAGTTTGTTGCAGGCACAGCAGAGGCAGCTGGCATCCTCCAGCTGCAAGAAGCTCATGAGGTCAAACAGGAAAATGTTGGTGCTGGTCAGCgtcttctgtgtttgttttgtgcccTACCACCTCACTCTCATTCCCTATGCCTTACTGAGGAAGTATTGCTCCTTACGCCTGATGTTGCACTACCTGATTGAAGGGACCATCTTACTGTCAGTCTTCAATGTCTGTCTGGATCCGGTCATCTACTTCTTCAGCTGTAAGGCCTTTCGGACCAATCTGAACCTGGAGAGAGTGTTCACCAGGAACAAGCAAACACCGCGCACAGAGACAAGAAGGAACGAGGGGCAGCTGAGCATCATCCACACCAACTGA